The Dyella caseinilytica genome has a window encoding:
- the rfbB gene encoding dTDP-glucose 4,6-dehydratase gives MRTLLVTGGAGFIGANFVLHAVNHGLRVINLDKLTYAGNLDTLAPLQNHDGHVFVQGDIGDRSLVTSLLVKHRPAAIVNFAAESHVDRSIDGPAAFIETNVVGTLGLLECARDYWRGLADAARDTFRFLHVSTDEVYGSLGADGKFTETTPYAPNSPYSASKAASDHLVRAFHHTYGLPTLTTNCSNNYGPYQFPEKLIPLVIQKALAGEPLPVYGDGKNIRDWLFVGDHCSAIRRVLEAGRIGETYNVGGNAERENITVVKTICALLDTHRPLTDGRQRESLITYVKDRPGHDRRYAIDSSKLQRELGWRPSQTFESGIAQTVEWYLAHQPWVQRVLDGSYRMERLGA, from the coding sequence ATGAGAACGCTGCTTGTTACCGGCGGAGCCGGCTTCATCGGCGCGAACTTCGTGCTGCATGCAGTAAACCACGGTCTGCGCGTCATCAACCTCGACAAGCTGACCTACGCTGGCAACCTGGACACCTTGGCGCCGCTGCAAAACCACGATGGGCATGTCTTCGTGCAAGGCGACATTGGCGACCGGTCACTGGTAACCAGTCTGCTGGTCAAACATCGTCCAGCGGCGATCGTCAACTTTGCCGCCGAATCGCATGTGGACCGCTCGATCGACGGCCCGGCTGCCTTCATCGAGACCAATGTGGTGGGCACGCTGGGCCTGCTGGAATGCGCCCGCGACTATTGGCGCGGCCTGGCAGACGCAGCCCGTGACACGTTCCGTTTCCTGCACGTGTCCACCGACGAGGTCTATGGTTCGCTGGGCGCCGATGGCAAGTTCACCGAAACCACGCCCTATGCGCCCAACTCACCCTACTCCGCCTCCAAGGCCGCCTCGGATCATCTGGTGCGCGCGTTCCACCACACTTACGGATTGCCCACACTCACTACCAACTGCTCGAACAACTACGGGCCGTACCAGTTCCCTGAAAAGCTGATCCCTCTGGTGATCCAGAAGGCGCTGGCCGGCGAGCCGCTGCCCGTCTACGGCGACGGCAAAAATATCCGCGACTGGCTGTTCGTCGGCGACCATTGCAGCGCGATCCGCCGCGTACTGGAAGCCGGCAGGATCGGCGAAACCTACAATGTGGGCGGCAACGCGGAACGCGAAAACATTACCGTGGTGAAAACCATCTGTGCCCTGCTCGACACGCATCGCCCGCTTACAGATGGCCGCCAGCGCGAGTCGTTGATCACCTATGTGAAAGATCGCCCGGGCCATGACCGCCGTTACGCGATCGACTCAAGCAAGCTGCAGCGAGAGTTAGGCTGGCGTCCTTCGCAGACCTTTGAAAGCGGTATCGCGCAGACCGTGGAGTGGTACCTTGCCCACCAGCCGTGGGTGCAAAGGGTGCTCGACGGCAGCTATCGGATGGAGCGGCTCGGCGCATGA
- the rfbA gene encoding glucose-1-phosphate thymidylyltransferase RfbA — protein sequence MSMHKGIILAGGSGTRLYPITQAVSKQLLPVYDKPMVYYPLATLMLAGIRQVLMINTPHEQLLFQRLLGDGSQWGIDIQYAVQPSPDGLAQAFLIGRDFVGKDPSCLVLGDNIFYGVGLTERLKRAAAREHGATVFGYWVKDPERYGVAEFDADGCVIGLEEKPAKPKSQYAVTGLYFYDARVCDYAAELKPSPRGELEITDLNRRYLDDGSLHLEQLGRGYAWLDTGTHESLMEAGNYIQTIENRQGLKVCCPEEIAYLSGWIDAEQVMRLAEPLIKTGYGQYLVQLVKQVPAR from the coding sequence ATGAGCATGCACAAAGGCATCATCCTCGCCGGCGGGTCCGGCACGCGGCTGTATCCGATCACACAAGCCGTCAGCAAGCAGCTGTTGCCGGTCTACGACAAGCCGATGGTGTATTACCCCTTGGCCACCCTGATGCTGGCCGGCATCCGGCAAGTCCTGATGATCAACACCCCACATGAGCAACTGCTATTCCAGCGCCTGCTGGGCGACGGCTCGCAATGGGGCATCGACATCCAGTATGCCGTGCAGCCCTCCCCCGACGGTCTGGCCCAAGCTTTCCTGATCGGCCGCGACTTCGTTGGCAAGGATCCAAGTTGCCTGGTGCTGGGCGACAACATCTTCTATGGCGTCGGCCTCACCGAACGGCTGAAGCGCGCCGCTGCGCGCGAGCATGGTGCCACCGTATTCGGTTATTGGGTGAAGGATCCGGAACGCTATGGGGTGGCCGAGTTCGATGCCGATGGCTGCGTCATCGGGCTGGAGGAGAAACCCGCCAAACCGAAATCGCAGTATGCCGTCACCGGCCTGTATTTCTACGATGCACGCGTGTGCGACTACGCGGCGGAGCTCAAGCCATCCCCGCGCGGCGAGCTTGAGATCACCGACCTTAACCGCCGCTATCTTGACGACGGCTCGCTGCATCTGGAGCAACTCGGCCGCGGCTACGCCTGGCTCGATACCGGCACGCACGAATCTCTGATGGAAGCGGGCAACTACATCCAGACCATTGAAAACCGGCAAGGGCTGAAGGTTTGCTGCCCTGAGGAAATCGCCTATCTCAGCGGTTGGATCGATGCCGAACAGGTCATGCGCCTGGCGGAGCCGCTGATCAAGACCGGCTACGGCCAATATCTCGTTCAATTGGTAAAGCAGGTGCCCGCTCGATGA
- the rfbC gene encoding dTDP-4-dehydrorhamnose 3,5-epimerase has protein sequence MKAIQTSLPGVLVVEPQVFEDPRGFFYESYNEAKYAKLGIHANFVQTNVSRSSKGVLRGLHYQWPNPQGKLVSVLEGEVYDVAVDIRRGSPTFGQWTSVMLTADNHRHMWIPPGFAHGFCVLSDFATFTYQCTTLYDAAADAGICWNDAAIGVDWPISEPLVSAKDVKSPLLADVSPDRLPLFET, from the coding sequence ATGAAAGCTATACAGACTTCCCTACCAGGCGTGCTGGTGGTCGAGCCGCAGGTATTCGAGGATCCACGCGGTTTCTTTTACGAGAGTTACAACGAGGCGAAATACGCCAAGCTCGGCATTCACGCGAACTTCGTGCAGACCAATGTCTCGCGCTCTTCGAAGGGCGTGCTGCGCGGTCTTCACTATCAGTGGCCGAATCCGCAGGGCAAGCTGGTCAGCGTGCTGGAGGGTGAGGTTTACGACGTCGCCGTGGACATCCGCCGCGGCTCGCCCACTTTTGGGCAATGGACGAGCGTGATGCTAACTGCCGACAACCATCGGCACATGTGGATTCCGCCCGGCTTCGCCCATGGTTTTTGCGTGCTATCTGATTTTGCGACGTTCACTTACCAGTGCACGACACTGTATGACGCGGCGGCGGATGCAGGCATTTGCTGGAACGATGCAGCTATCGGCGTCGATTGGCCGATCAGCGAACCGCTAGTTTCCGCCAAGGACGTCAAGTCGCCACTACTGGCCGACGTATCGCCCGATCGTTTGCCGCTGTTCGAAACATGA
- the rfbD gene encoding dTDP-4-dehydrorhamnose reductase produces the protein MNILLLGANGQLGRSFIEHGGLATRGKLFAATRDGRRFDGNPAEVADLSQPDTLPSLLDRLQPRLIVNTAAYTAVDRAESEEAQATRINGDAVGVLAKWTANNDALVIHYSTDYVFSGNATAPYPISAPAAPLGAYGRSKLAGEISLRESGAHHLLLRTAWVYSSHGQNFLRTMLRLAGEREEIRIVADQHGSPTDTTLIVQATLAALDTWLEADPMRRDQLNGVHHLVASGSTTWHGFAEVIMQEAKTLGLLTRVPKLTPITTAEFPTPARRPAWSVLDNTGFQQQFSYPMPDWRQGLRHIIKALVL, from the coding sequence ATGAACATCCTGCTACTTGGCGCCAACGGACAGCTTGGCCGTAGCTTTATCGAACACGGTGGCCTGGCAACACGCGGAAAGCTTTTTGCTGCCACACGCGACGGTCGACGCTTCGACGGCAACCCAGCCGAGGTCGCTGATCTATCGCAGCCTGACACGTTGCCCAGCCTGCTGGACCGGCTGCAACCACGATTGATCGTCAATACTGCCGCCTATACGGCGGTGGATCGCGCTGAGAGCGAAGAAGCGCAGGCCACGCGAATCAATGGCGATGCCGTTGGCGTGCTCGCCAAATGGACTGCCAACAACGACGCCCTGGTGATTCATTACTCCACCGACTACGTCTTCAGCGGGAACGCCACAGCGCCCTATCCCATCAGCGCCCCAGCCGCTCCGCTTGGTGCTTATGGGCGCAGCAAGCTCGCTGGGGAAATCTCCTTGCGAGAGAGCGGCGCCCATCATTTATTGCTGCGGACCGCCTGGGTCTACTCGTCGCACGGGCAAAATTTCCTTCGTACGATGCTTCGCCTGGCGGGAGAGCGCGAAGAAATCCGAATCGTAGCTGACCAACACGGCAGCCCCACCGATACGACGCTGATCGTGCAGGCTACCCTTGCTGCCCTCGATACCTGGCTGGAAGCCGACCCCATGCGACGCGATCAATTAAATGGCGTGCATCATCTGGTCGCCAGCGGCAGCACTACCTGGCATGGGTTTGCCGAGGTCATCATGCAGGAAGCCAAGACGTTGGGATTACTTACCCGCGTGCCGAAGCTGACCCCTATCACGACCGCAGAATTCCCTACCCCCGCTCGTCGACCGGCCTGGTCTGTACTGGACAACACAGGCTTCCAGCAGCAATTTAGCTATCCTATGCCGGATTGGCGGCAAGGTTTGCGTCACATTATCAAAGCACTGGTCCTATAA